A part of Tigriopus californicus strain San Diego chromosome 10, Tcal_SD_v2.1, whole genome shotgun sequence genomic DNA contains:
- the LOC131887967 gene encoding ganglioside-induced differentiation-associated protein 1-like has product MAGVTDDGKPILYYNEFSGPSRKVLMALYEKRVDFKPRHVQIFDGEQFNDWFLALNPRGEVPVLQDGDNIVVESTQIVDYIDSKYGHPYLLMPKDNPKVKEYISLFDGIPLFAITYGVFAFHAEQTTDVLRYPYCQEALRINSKHMIIHKPVLLREEAQKHRGKPAEAALRQKARDLESIREIFLENDKIHGILYNLEVILDKVEAELDSDDRLGPWLCGTTFSGADVTLISILMRLYQLGLDQRYWKGGVRPHLAVYQELAFRRPSVVKATKWKDYEGKFLVIARDTNGSANGNSESSGMTRSESVDAAKVGLGAVLLLGGIYACKKMMNK; this is encoded by the coding sequence ATGGCGGGTGTGACGGATGATGGGAAACCGATCTTGTACTACAATGAGTTCTCAGGACCATCTCGGAAGGTGCTCATGGCCTTGTACGAGAAGCGAGTGGACTTCAAGCCGCGCCACGTCCAAATCTTCGATGGTGAGCAATTCAACGATTGGTTCCTGGCTCTCAATCCTCGAGGTGAGGTTCCCGTACTTCAAGACGGAGACAATATCGTCGTCGAATCGACCCAAATCGTTGATTACATTGATTCCAAGTATGGACACCCATACCTCCTGATGCCAAAGGACAAtcccaaagtcaaagaatACATATCCCTATTCGACGGTATTCCCCTTTTCGCGATCACCTATGGCGTTTTCGCCTTCCATGCTGAACAGACCACGGATGTATTACGCTATCCCTATTGTCAGGAGGCCCTACGCATCAATTCCAAGCACATGATCATCCATAAACCGGTGCTATTGCGAGAAGAGGCTCAAAAACACCGCGGAAAGCCAGCAGAGGCCGCACTCCGTCAAAAGGCCAGGGACCTCGAGTCGATACGAGAGATATTTCTCGAAAACGACAAGATTCACGGTATTTTGTATAACCTGGAGGTTATTCTGGATAAGGTGGAAGCCGAGCTGGACTCGGACGACCGACTCGGACCTTGGCTTTGCGGCACGACCTTTTCGGGTGCCGATGTGACGCTCATTTCAATACTCATGCGGCTCTACCAATTGGGATTGGACCAACGCTATTGGAAAGGGGGCGTCAGACCCCATTTGGCCGTCTATCAAGAGCTTGCCTTCCGCAGACCCAGTGTTGTTAAGGCTACCAAGTGGAAAGACTACGAGGGAAAGTTCCTAGTCATTGCCCGCGACACCAACGGGTCAGCTAATGGCAACTCAGAATCATCGGGCATGACTCGAAGCGAGAGTGTGGACGCGGCCAAAGTTGGCTTGGGTGCGGTACTATTACTTGGAGGGATCTACGCCTGTAAAAAGATGATGAATAAGTAA
- the LOC131887966 gene encoding NF-kappa-B inhibitor cactus-like: MSKGKTVGSDQAQALTDSGAQDIMLFQSSSNPECDNDETPVIQMPNATGTGSNSERDMYRQTLYDSGLCSELGQLSLSSSDSLTPAKLQEYYEPDEDGDVQLHLAIASGFTDVAMALIKMAPHPDYLSIPNKALYSPLHIAVLQDQPLVVRRLVIAGARIDFRDSEGNSPLHLAARRGNLACAEALLKPVAVHEMEEAGLPPSLFTALPADVIEQSNNVGEQCVHLATMGGHSDFLRFLCWHNADMNAPDGRGGRAPLHFAVGARQLPLIECLIDQRPHGCGVNANQLDWYGRTPYQLAVLNGSVEIANYISQRVTGCTLPEADTDAEESEIEYNQIRRNDSNLLLNSSA, from the coding sequence ATGTCGAAAGGAAAGACGGTCGGTTCAGATCAAGCCCAAGCGTTGACCGATTCAGGTGCGCAAGAcatcatgttgttccaatcttcGTCCAATCCAGAGTGCGACAACGACGAGACGCCCGTGATTCAAATGCCCAATGCCACGGGTACGGGTAGTAACAGTGAGCGGGACATGTACCGACAGACACTTTATGACAGTGGTCTGTGTTCAGAATTGGGACAACTCAGCCTTAGTTCATCGGACTCGCTGACCCCTGCTAAACTTCAAGAATACTATGAACCTGATGAAGATGGCGATGTGCAGCTTCATTTGGCCATCGCCTCGGGGTTTACGGATGTGGCCATGGCCCTGATCAAGATGGCACCTCATCCCGATTATCTATCCATACCAAATAAAGCCCTATATTCCCCGCTCCACATTGCGGTCCTTCAAGACCAGCCCTTGGTTGTGCGCCGTCTAGTTATTGCAGGGGCTCGAATTGACTTTCGTGACAGTGAAGGAAACAGCCCATTACACTTGGCGGCACGCCGCGGCAACTTGGCATGTGCCGAAGCCTTATTGAAGCCCGTAGCCGTGCACGAGATGGAGGAAGCTGGTCTTCCGCCATCCCTTTTCACGGCCTTGCCCGCCGATGTCATCGAACAATCCAATAATGTGGGGGAACAATGTGTTCACCTGGCTACCATGGGGGGTCATTCCGATTTTTTACGCTTTCTGTGTTGGCACAATGCCGACATGAACGCTCCTGACGGGCGCGGTGGGCGGGCCCCTCTTCACTTCGCGGTAGGAGCCAGGCAACTGCCCCTCATTGAGTGCCTCATCGATCAACGGCCCCACGGTTGCGGTGTCAATGCCAACCAGCTGGATTGGTACGGTCGAACTCCTTACCAACTGGCCGTCCTGAATGGGTCCGTCGAGATCGCCAATTATATCAGCCAAAGGGTGACAGGATGCACCCTGCCTGAAGCCGACACTGACGCAGAAGAGAGTGAGATCGAGTATAATCAAATCCGGAGAAACGACTCCAATCTTCTTCTCAACTCCAGCGCTTAA
- the LOC131887618 gene encoding uncharacterized protein LOC131887618, with the protein MSVEEAWQFFRDQIDTGMSMFVPWRWPREESRPVWMADDLTRKIWKKQRLWSRYRNTRDESDHLKFKSYKSKVHRWIRDAKLGFEKSLSIRKNVRSLHAYVRYVRRGSKSINAIENAQGVPHHRKVGMANILNDYFSSVFNKRDNDPSPFRYSNNGPVLSKVVFYSSKVLAELNKLNAPSAPGPDGISAFILRRLTSSLAGPLAILFNMFLKSAYLPGDYFLGNVCPIHKGGATSKPSNYRPVSLTAVCCKVMKKNYEGQHFGIP; encoded by the coding sequence ATGTCGGTGGAGGAGGCTTGGCAGTTCTTTCGGGATCAGATCGATACGGGGATGTCCATGTTTGTACCGTGGAGATGGCCCCGGGAGGAGAGCAGACCTGTGTGGATGGCGGATGACTTAACCCGTAAAATTTGGAAGAAGCAAAGATTATGGTCAAGATATAGGAATACCAGGGACGAAAGCGACCATTTGAAGTTCAAATCATATAAGAGCAAGGTCCACAGATGGATCAGGGATGCCAAGTTGGGTTTCGAGAAATCTCTTTCGATCAGGAAGAATGTGCGTTCCCTCCATGCATATGTCCGCTATGTGAGGAGGGGCAGCAAGTCCATTAATGCAATTGAGAATGCTCAAGGCGTTCCCCATCACCGGAAAGTGGGTATGGCAAATATTCTCAACGACTATTTCTCCTCTGTCTTCAACAAGAGGGATAACGACCCCTCTCCTTTTCGTTACTCTAACAATGGTCCCGTGCTCTCCAAAGTTGTGTTCTACTCGTCCAAAGTATTAGCCGAACTGAATAAGCTCAATGCCCCCTCTGCTCCAGGTCCCGATGGCATTTCGGCTTTCATTTTAAGGCGTTTGACCTCGTCTTTGGCGGGTCCATTGGCCATCTTGTTCAACATGTTCCTGAAGTCGGCTTACCTACCTGGAGATTATTTTTTGGGAAATGTGTGCCCCATTCATAAGGGTGGTGCCACTTCGAAGCCCTCAAATTACAGACCAGTTTCACTGACGGCTGTCTGCTGTAAAGTGATGAAAAAGAATTATGAGGGACAACATTTCGGCATTCCTTGA
- the LOC131888254 gene encoding E3 ubiquitin-protein ligase MIB2-like isoform X1, which produces MWSNLYQDMSISTSSSASSSSPSSPTSSESSQSRDFFRSPEDLSSQSLSNSMSKKLEEVRYQKLATLLKHFGAVLEMALAAKSTPIKPGVRVIRGPDWNWKDQDGGEGHLGTIVEIGSADGSKMAGSSTHNPKDVVIVQWDNGARSNYRIGYQNAFDLRVWDNAQIGTRHPAITCANCKEQGFFGFRWRSTVDGTDLCNQCYMSDKLNLSHPHRRYDSPESSGSIEVPPRNGCRKILTRGILPGAKVVRGHDWAWENQDGGSGNMGQVVALEGWENDTGRSVVKVFWPVKSQNYNYRLGHRGKVDLKYVPDFSGWGDYCYPDHLPVVGKPDTSGMSHSNPASATPSQFVIGEWVKIAVNASTLKVLQEGHGGYNTKMSKFIGKVGHIHRITGKGDVRVQYLGEPLEQHRWTLNPRSLIKASRISVGDTVQVTEDIDLVREKQPGHGEWDENMQNLLGKTGTVVNVYADGVVRVDIRGQTWTFHPVCLTPVSKETKVEMKTGLDRTGSAKEDAELSQFFKSCERGQIEAVAKYISTLNQNRVDLKAIRKGLQRAACTGSLPIVKYLIERFPEQVDLKHQGKTPLLVATHQGHLDIVDYLLSVGAQLSTNDDFGDQALHYAAFGKQATVVEFILERDGFDINALNAKKCSALHVAVILGLPDCVDALLKHNPDVNLKESFGDTPLHEAITQGHTTIFDMLLNVSSIDLTITNGRGFNPLHWAALKGNAYALKAIIQKAPEMITLGKEDGFTPLHIACVNGHIELVKALLASEGCNVNAKDKRGQTPLHSACDQGLYRIVEVLLHNDFGADVCCRDLQGNTPLHLVLAREDDPSAKLNQPLDVDPSILSQVKKALVKDNLQKWIALAILLILNGANSTLRNRNGHTPLDRVKDPASRTLIYQKTVEYTSEEIGQFTTGQSVSPRKARGACSRAAPDPSKLVECTVCSEMVYPCKFMPCGHMVACEECSFRMKKCIECKQTIDEKILCPEMDSTPSHSSGDVQSTSRLRDLEAKVQYLEDQYNCSICMERKKNVVFLCGHGSCSECAETLKSCHMCRKPIAKTINLY; this is translated from the exons ATGTGGAGCAACCTTTACCAAGACATGAGTATCTCCACCTCGTCGTCTGCCTCGTCCTCTTCTCCCAGCTCCCCCACCTCTTCAGAGTCGAGTCAGTCTCGGGACTTCTTCCGATCCCCCGAGGACTTATCTAGTCAAAGTTTATCCAACTCTATGTCTAAAAAACTGGAGGAGGTCAGATACCAGAAACTTGCCACCCTTCTCAAACATTTTGGAG CTGTGTTGGAAATGGCTTTGGCCGCTAAATCCACCCCCATCAAGCCCGGAGTGCGGGTCATTCGTGGTcctgattggaattggaaagaTCAAGACGGGGGCGAGGGTCATCTGGGCACCATCGTGGAAATTGGCAGTGCGGATGGATCCAAAATGGCGGGATCCTCCACTCACAACCCAAAGGACGTGGTGATCGTTCAGTGGGACAACGGAGCCCGATCCAACTACCGCATTGGCTATCAGAATGCATTCGATCTCAGGGTGTGGGATAACGCCCAAATTGGAACTCGGCATCCCGCCATTACTTGTGCCAATTGCAAGGAGCAAGGCTTTTTCGGGTTCCGATGGCGATCCACGGTGGACGGGACCGACTTGTGCAATCAGTGTTACATGTCCGACAAATTGAATCTGTCCCATCCCCATAGACGTTACGATAGTCCAGAGTCTTCGGGGAGCATTGAAGTCCCCCCTCGCAATGGTTGCCGCAAGATCCTGACCCGTGGGATATTGCCCGGTGCCAAAGTGGTCCGAGGTCATGATTGGGCGTGGGAAAACCAGGATGGCGGCAGTGGGAACATGGGACAAGTGGTAGCGCTCGAGGGCTGGGAAAATGACACCGGTCGCTCTGTGGTCAAAGTATTTTGGCCCGTTAAATCTCAAAATTATAACTATAGATTGGGACATCGAGGCAAAGTGGACCTGAAATATGTCCCAGACTTCTCCGGGTGGGGCGACTATTGTTACCCCGACCATCTACCAGTGGTTGGAAAGCCCGATACCTCAGGCATGTCTCATTCCAATCCGGCTTCCGCCACGCCCTCTCAGTTTGTCATTGGTGAGTGGGTGAAGATCGCAGTGAACGCATCAACTTTAAAAGTCTTACAAGAAGGCCATGGAGGTTACAATACCAAAATGAGCAAGTTCATCGGCAAGGTTGGACACATTCACCGAATCACCGGCAAAGGTGACGTGCGAGTCCAATACCTGGGCGAACCTTTGGAGCAGCACCGATGGACTTTGAACCCCAGGAGCCTGATCAAGGCATCAAGGATTTCCGTTGGAGACACTGTCCAAGTTACCGAGGACATTGATCTTGTCAGAGAGAAACAACCCGGACACGGTGAATGGGATGAGAATATGCAGAATCTCCTGGGCAAAACTGGAACTGTGGTGAATGTTTATGCCGATGGAGTGGTTCGCGTCGATATTCGCGGTCAAACCTGGACCTTTCATCCCGTTTGCTTGACCCCGGTgtcaaaagaaaccaaagtGGAGATGAAGACCGGACTGGATCGGACCGGATCGGCCAAAGAGGATGCGGAGTTAAGTCAGTTCTTCAAGAGTTGCGAACGCGGTCAAATCGAGGCCGTGGCCAAGTACATTAGTACCTTGAACCAAAACCGAGTAGACCTAAAAGCCATTCGTAAAGGCCTCCAGAGGGCAGCTTGCACTGGCAGTCTTCCCATTGTGAAGTATTTGATCGAGCGGTTCCCTGAACAAGTAGACCTCAAGCACCAGGGCAAGACACCGCTTCTCGTGGCCACTCACCAAGGTCATTTGGACATTGTGGATTATCTCTTGAGTGTGGGCGCCCAACTGAGTACCAATGACGACTTTGGCGACCAGGCTCTTCACTATGCCGCTTTCGGGAAGCAAGCCACCGTTGTCGAGTTCATCTTGGAACGAGATGGATTCGACATCAATGCCCTGAACGCCAAGAAATGCTCTGCCCTCCATGTGGCTGTGATTTTGGGTCTTCCAGACTGCGTCGACGCTCTCTTGAAGCACAATCCTGATGTGAATCTAAAAGAATCGTTTGGCGATACGCCCCTACATGAAGCCATAACCCAAGGGCACACCACCATCTTCGATATGCTTTTGAACGTGTCGAGTATCGATTTAACCATTACCAATGGGCGGGGCTTCAACCCTTTACATTGGGCAGCATTGAAAGGCAATGCTTACGCCCTGAAGGCCATCATTCAGAAGGCTCCCGAGATGATCACTCTCGGCAAAGAAGATGGATTTACCCCGTTACATATTGCGTGTGTGAATGGTCACATCGAGTTGGTAAAAGCTTTACTTGCCTCCGAGGGTTGCAATGTCAATGCCAAGGATAAACGAGGTCAAACTCCCCTTCACAGCGCTTGCGATCAAGGTCTCTATCGAATCGTCGAAGTTCTCCTTCACAACGACTTTGGGGCTGATGTCTGCTGCCGGGACCTCCAAGGGAATACTCCGCTCCATCTGGTTTTGGCACGAGAAGATGACCCCTCGGCCAAACTGAACCAACCCTTAGATGtcgatccatccattttgagcCAAGTCAAGAAGGCTCTAGTCAAAGATAACCTACAAAAGTGGATCGCTTTGGCCATACTGCTCATCTTAAATGGAGCTAATTCCACACTCAGAAACAGGAACGGACACACGCCCTTGGATCGAGTCAAGGATCCCGCCTCCAGAACGCTCATCTATCAGAAAACGGTTGAATACACCTCGGAGGAGATTGGTCAATTTACGACGGGACAGAGTGTCTCGCCCCGGAAGGCTCGTGGGGCGTGTTCAAGAGCTGCTCCTGATCCTTCCAAATTGGTAGAATGCACGGTTTGCTCCGAAATGGTCTACCCCTGCAAGTTCATGCCTTGCGGTCATATGGTCGCTTGTGAAGAATGCAGTTTCCGCATGAAGAAGTGCATTGAGTGCAAGCAAACCATCGATGAAAAGATCTTGTGCCCAGAAATGGACTCTACCCCAAGTCATTCTTCCGGTGATGTTCAATCGACTTCAAGACTCAGAGATCTGGAGGCCAAAGTCCAATATTTGGAGGATCAGTACAATTGCTCGATCTGTatggagagaaaaaagaatgtGGTGTTTCTCTGCGGCCATGGATCTTGTTCAGAATGCGCCGAAACCTTGAAAAGTTGCCATATGTGTCGAAAACCTATAGCTAAAACCATCAACTTGTATTAG
- the LOC131888254 gene encoding E3 ubiquitin-protein ligase MIB2-like isoform X2: MALAAKSTPIKPGVRVIRGPDWNWKDQDGGEGHLGTIVEIGSADGSKMAGSSTHNPKDVVIVQWDNGARSNYRIGYQNAFDLRVWDNAQIGTRHPAITCANCKEQGFFGFRWRSTVDGTDLCNQCYMSDKLNLSHPHRRYDSPESSGSIEVPPRNGCRKILTRGILPGAKVVRGHDWAWENQDGGSGNMGQVVALEGWENDTGRSVVKVFWPVKSQNYNYRLGHRGKVDLKYVPDFSGWGDYCYPDHLPVVGKPDTSGMSHSNPASATPSQFVIGEWVKIAVNASTLKVLQEGHGGYNTKMSKFIGKVGHIHRITGKGDVRVQYLGEPLEQHRWTLNPRSLIKASRISVGDTVQVTEDIDLVREKQPGHGEWDENMQNLLGKTGTVVNVYADGVVRVDIRGQTWTFHPVCLTPVSKETKVEMKTGLDRTGSAKEDAELSQFFKSCERGQIEAVAKYISTLNQNRVDLKAIRKGLQRAACTGSLPIVKYLIERFPEQVDLKHQGKTPLLVATHQGHLDIVDYLLSVGAQLSTNDDFGDQALHYAAFGKQATVVEFILERDGFDINALNAKKCSALHVAVILGLPDCVDALLKHNPDVNLKESFGDTPLHEAITQGHTTIFDMLLNVSSIDLTITNGRGFNPLHWAALKGNAYALKAIIQKAPEMITLGKEDGFTPLHIACVNGHIELVKALLASEGCNVNAKDKRGQTPLHSACDQGLYRIVEVLLHNDFGADVCCRDLQGNTPLHLVLAREDDPSAKLNQPLDVDPSILSQVKKALVKDNLQKWIALAILLILNGANSTLRNRNGHTPLDRVKDPASRTLIYQKTVEYTSEEIGQFTTGQSVSPRKARGACSRAAPDPSKLVECTVCSEMVYPCKFMPCGHMVACEECSFRMKKCIECKQTIDEKILCPEMDSTPSHSSGDVQSTSRLRDLEAKVQYLEDQYNCSICMERKKNVVFLCGHGSCSECAETLKSCHMCRKPIAKTINLY, translated from the coding sequence ATGGCTTTGGCCGCTAAATCCACCCCCATCAAGCCCGGAGTGCGGGTCATTCGTGGTcctgattggaattggaaagaTCAAGACGGGGGCGAGGGTCATCTGGGCACCATCGTGGAAATTGGCAGTGCGGATGGATCCAAAATGGCGGGATCCTCCACTCACAACCCAAAGGACGTGGTGATCGTTCAGTGGGACAACGGAGCCCGATCCAACTACCGCATTGGCTATCAGAATGCATTCGATCTCAGGGTGTGGGATAACGCCCAAATTGGAACTCGGCATCCCGCCATTACTTGTGCCAATTGCAAGGAGCAAGGCTTTTTCGGGTTCCGATGGCGATCCACGGTGGACGGGACCGACTTGTGCAATCAGTGTTACATGTCCGACAAATTGAATCTGTCCCATCCCCATAGACGTTACGATAGTCCAGAGTCTTCGGGGAGCATTGAAGTCCCCCCTCGCAATGGTTGCCGCAAGATCCTGACCCGTGGGATATTGCCCGGTGCCAAAGTGGTCCGAGGTCATGATTGGGCGTGGGAAAACCAGGATGGCGGCAGTGGGAACATGGGACAAGTGGTAGCGCTCGAGGGCTGGGAAAATGACACCGGTCGCTCTGTGGTCAAAGTATTTTGGCCCGTTAAATCTCAAAATTATAACTATAGATTGGGACATCGAGGCAAAGTGGACCTGAAATATGTCCCAGACTTCTCCGGGTGGGGCGACTATTGTTACCCCGACCATCTACCAGTGGTTGGAAAGCCCGATACCTCAGGCATGTCTCATTCCAATCCGGCTTCCGCCACGCCCTCTCAGTTTGTCATTGGTGAGTGGGTGAAGATCGCAGTGAACGCATCAACTTTAAAAGTCTTACAAGAAGGCCATGGAGGTTACAATACCAAAATGAGCAAGTTCATCGGCAAGGTTGGACACATTCACCGAATCACCGGCAAAGGTGACGTGCGAGTCCAATACCTGGGCGAACCTTTGGAGCAGCACCGATGGACTTTGAACCCCAGGAGCCTGATCAAGGCATCAAGGATTTCCGTTGGAGACACTGTCCAAGTTACCGAGGACATTGATCTTGTCAGAGAGAAACAACCCGGACACGGTGAATGGGATGAGAATATGCAGAATCTCCTGGGCAAAACTGGAACTGTGGTGAATGTTTATGCCGATGGAGTGGTTCGCGTCGATATTCGCGGTCAAACCTGGACCTTTCATCCCGTTTGCTTGACCCCGGTgtcaaaagaaaccaaagtGGAGATGAAGACCGGACTGGATCGGACCGGATCGGCCAAAGAGGATGCGGAGTTAAGTCAGTTCTTCAAGAGTTGCGAACGCGGTCAAATCGAGGCCGTGGCCAAGTACATTAGTACCTTGAACCAAAACCGAGTAGACCTAAAAGCCATTCGTAAAGGCCTCCAGAGGGCAGCTTGCACTGGCAGTCTTCCCATTGTGAAGTATTTGATCGAGCGGTTCCCTGAACAAGTAGACCTCAAGCACCAGGGCAAGACACCGCTTCTCGTGGCCACTCACCAAGGTCATTTGGACATTGTGGATTATCTCTTGAGTGTGGGCGCCCAACTGAGTACCAATGACGACTTTGGCGACCAGGCTCTTCACTATGCCGCTTTCGGGAAGCAAGCCACCGTTGTCGAGTTCATCTTGGAACGAGATGGATTCGACATCAATGCCCTGAACGCCAAGAAATGCTCTGCCCTCCATGTGGCTGTGATTTTGGGTCTTCCAGACTGCGTCGACGCTCTCTTGAAGCACAATCCTGATGTGAATCTAAAAGAATCGTTTGGCGATACGCCCCTACATGAAGCCATAACCCAAGGGCACACCACCATCTTCGATATGCTTTTGAACGTGTCGAGTATCGATTTAACCATTACCAATGGGCGGGGCTTCAACCCTTTACATTGGGCAGCATTGAAAGGCAATGCTTACGCCCTGAAGGCCATCATTCAGAAGGCTCCCGAGATGATCACTCTCGGCAAAGAAGATGGATTTACCCCGTTACATATTGCGTGTGTGAATGGTCACATCGAGTTGGTAAAAGCTTTACTTGCCTCCGAGGGTTGCAATGTCAATGCCAAGGATAAACGAGGTCAAACTCCCCTTCACAGCGCTTGCGATCAAGGTCTCTATCGAATCGTCGAAGTTCTCCTTCACAACGACTTTGGGGCTGATGTCTGCTGCCGGGACCTCCAAGGGAATACTCCGCTCCATCTGGTTTTGGCACGAGAAGATGACCCCTCGGCCAAACTGAACCAACCCTTAGATGtcgatccatccattttgagcCAAGTCAAGAAGGCTCTAGTCAAAGATAACCTACAAAAGTGGATCGCTTTGGCCATACTGCTCATCTTAAATGGAGCTAATTCCACACTCAGAAACAGGAACGGACACACGCCCTTGGATCGAGTCAAGGATCCCGCCTCCAGAACGCTCATCTATCAGAAAACGGTTGAATACACCTCGGAGGAGATTGGTCAATTTACGACGGGACAGAGTGTCTCGCCCCGGAAGGCTCGTGGGGCGTGTTCAAGAGCTGCTCCTGATCCTTCCAAATTGGTAGAATGCACGGTTTGCTCCGAAATGGTCTACCCCTGCAAGTTCATGCCTTGCGGTCATATGGTCGCTTGTGAAGAATGCAGTTTCCGCATGAAGAAGTGCATTGAGTGCAAGCAAACCATCGATGAAAAGATCTTGTGCCCAGAAATGGACTCTACCCCAAGTCATTCTTCCGGTGATGTTCAATCGACTTCAAGACTCAGAGATCTGGAGGCCAAAGTCCAATATTTGGAGGATCAGTACAATTGCTCGATCTGTatggagagaaaaaagaatgtGGTGTTTCTCTGCGGCCATGGATCTTGTTCAGAATGCGCCGAAACCTTGAAAAGTTGCCATATGTGTCGAAAACCTATAGCTAAAACCATCAACTTGTATTAG